One window of Vespa velutina chromosome 2, iVesVel2.1, whole genome shotgun sequence genomic DNA carries:
- the LOC124946961 gene encoding octopamine receptor Oamb isoform X1: protein MRELNASACTALYEGVEWSGPWILFTLITLAIVNVMVVLGNVLVILAVYYTSKLRNVTNMFIVSLAVADLLVGLAVLPFSATWEVFKVWIFGDLWCSVWLAVDVWMCTASILNLCAISLDRYLAVTRPVSYPQLMSPKRARLLVATVWILSFVICFPPLVGWKDKRSHPTHNVTFTQNGPFNTTTIIVPVKPCPWICELTNDAGYVVYSALGSFYIPMLVMLFFYWRIYNAAVSTTKAINQGFRTTKGSKMFGSRFDEQRLTLRIHRGRGSVHNGSNNGSPRSPDYSTRSSVRKEKIKISVSYPSTETLNTKCNTLERTPSRCSQVSVHYSNGQTQTQLCPSSRSTHLKVGGINRVGSMRRPSRRSSCESQLTGDEVTLRELAQGQEEKPRMMKMGKRNIKAQHEKCEVEKSEKERRLSQVKRFRMETKAAKTLGIIVGGFILCWLPFFTMYLLRAFCPNCIHPTVFSVLFWLGYCNSAINPCIYALFSKDFRSAFKRIICRCFCKRRANTLRRGSDGSQLAMRWEEQSYKKREKSKLYNACAAAGRFHGRLRPGSRIRTDCTFDERVQMTLASRSWCAPRHL from the exons ATGCGAGAATTGAACGCCAGTGCATGCACTGCTTTGTACGAGGGCGTCGAGTGGTCCGGCCCATGGATCCTATTCACCCTGATCACTCTGGCTATCGTCAACGTGATGGTCGTGCTCGGTAACGTCCTCGTTATACTCGCCGTCTATTACACGAGCAAGCTCAGAAACGTGACGAACATGTTCATTGTCAGTCTTGCTGTGGCTGATCTCTTGGTCGGACTCGCTGTTCTTCCATTCAGTGCCACTTGGGAAGTCTTCAAG gTCTGGATATTCGGTGATCTATGGTGTTCGGTTTGGCTAGCCGTCGACGTTTGGATGTGCACCGCGTCGATACTGAACCTTTGTGCAATCAGTCTCGACAGATATCTGGCGGTGACCAGACCCGTCAGTTATCCCCAG TTAATGTCTCCGAAACGAGCAAGGCTTCTGGTCGCCACAGTCTGGATTCTGAGCTTCGTCATCTGTTTTCCACCCCTGGTCGGTTGGAAAGATAAACGG TCTCATCCTACGCACAACGTGACGTTTACGCAGAACGGCCCCTTCAACACTACCACCATTATAGTGCCAGTGAAACCGTGTCCGTGGATCTGCGAGTTGACCAATGACGCCGGATATGTCGTTTACAG CGCTCTAGGCTCCTTCTACATACCGATGTTAGTAATGCTCTTTTTCTATTGGAGAATCTACAATGCAGCCGTTTCCACAACGAAAGCCATCAATCAGGGCTTTCGTACCACCAAGGGTTCCAAAATGTTTGGATCcag ATTCGACGAACAGAGATTAACACTGAGGATACATCGAGGACGCGGAAGCGTTCACAACGGTAGTAACAACGGTAGTCCAAGAAGCCCGGATTATTCCACTCGCAGTTCCGtcagaaaggaaaagatcaaGATCTCGGTATCGTATCCGAGTACAGAAACATTAAACACAAAGTGCAACACTCTCGAGAGGACTCCTTCGAGGTGTTCTCAAGTTTCCGTGCATTATAGTAACGGACAAACGCAGACTCAGCTCTGTCCGAGTTCTAGGAGTACGCATTTGAAG GTCGGCGGTATAAACAGAGTAGGCAGTATGAGGAGACCCAGCAGAAGGAGTAGCTGCGAGAGTCAGTTGACGGGTGACGAGGTAACGCTTCGAGAACTAGCTCAGGGCCAAGAGGAGAAGCCTAGGATGATGAAGATGGgtaaacgaaatataaaggCACAG CACGAAAAATGTGAGGTTGAAAAAAGCGAAAAGGAAAGACGTCTGTCACAGGTGAAGAGATTTCGAATGGAGACAAAAGCGGCAAAGACCTTGGGTATCATAGTCGGTGGCTTCATACTCTGCTGGCTGCCATTCTTCACGATGTATCTCCTACGTGCGTTCTGCCCGAATTGCATCCACCCAACCGTCTTCAGCGTACTATTTTGGCTAGGATATTGCAACTCCGCGATAAATCCTTGCATCTACGCGCTCTTCAGCAAGGACTTTCGCTCGGCCTTCAAGCGAATAATCTGCAGGTGTTTCTGCAAACGGCGAGCCAACACGTTACGGCGCGGTAGCGACGGCAGCCAATTGGCGATGAGGTGGGAGGAACAAAGTTACAAG AAGCGAGAGAAGTCCAAGTTATACAATGCGTGTGCAGCAGCAGGGCGTTTCCATGGACGACTCCGACCAGGATCCCGGATCAGAACCGACTGTACATTCGACGAGCGAGTCCAGATGACTCTAGCCAGTCGGAGCTGGTGCGCACCGCGTCACCTTTGA
- the LOC124946961 gene encoding octopamine receptor Oamb isoform X3: MRELNASACTALYEGVEWSGPWILFTLITLAIVNVMVVLGNVLVILAVYYTSKLRNVTNMFIVSLAVADLLVGLAVLPFSATWEVFKVWIFGDLWCSVWLAVDVWMCTASILNLCAISLDRYLAVTRPVSYPQLMSPKRARLLVATVWILSFVICFPPLVGWKDKRSHPTHNVTFTQNGPFNTTTIIVPVKPCPWICELTNDAGYVVYSALGSFYIPMLVMLFFYWRIYNAAVSTTKAINQGFRTTKGSKMFGSRFDEQRLTLRIHRGRGSVHNGSNNGSPRSPDYSTRSSVRKEKIKISVSYPSTETLNTKCNTLERTPSRCSQVSVHYSNGQTQTQLCPSSRSTHLKVGGINRVGSMRRPSRRSSCESQLTGDEVTLRELAQGQEEKPRMMKMGKRNIKAQHEKCEVEKSEKERRLSQVKRFRMETKAAKTLGIIVGGFILCWLPFFTMYLLRAFCPNCIHPTVFSVLFWLGYCNSAINPCIYALFSKDFRSAFKRIICRCFCKRRANTLRRGSDGSQLAMRSERSPSYTMRVQQQGVSMDDSDQDPGSEPTVHSTSESR; this comes from the exons ATGCGAGAATTGAACGCCAGTGCATGCACTGCTTTGTACGAGGGCGTCGAGTGGTCCGGCCCATGGATCCTATTCACCCTGATCACTCTGGCTATCGTCAACGTGATGGTCGTGCTCGGTAACGTCCTCGTTATACTCGCCGTCTATTACACGAGCAAGCTCAGAAACGTGACGAACATGTTCATTGTCAGTCTTGCTGTGGCTGATCTCTTGGTCGGACTCGCTGTTCTTCCATTCAGTGCCACTTGGGAAGTCTTCAAG gTCTGGATATTCGGTGATCTATGGTGTTCGGTTTGGCTAGCCGTCGACGTTTGGATGTGCACCGCGTCGATACTGAACCTTTGTGCAATCAGTCTCGACAGATATCTGGCGGTGACCAGACCCGTCAGTTATCCCCAG TTAATGTCTCCGAAACGAGCAAGGCTTCTGGTCGCCACAGTCTGGATTCTGAGCTTCGTCATCTGTTTTCCACCCCTGGTCGGTTGGAAAGATAAACGG TCTCATCCTACGCACAACGTGACGTTTACGCAGAACGGCCCCTTCAACACTACCACCATTATAGTGCCAGTGAAACCGTGTCCGTGGATCTGCGAGTTGACCAATGACGCCGGATATGTCGTTTACAG CGCTCTAGGCTCCTTCTACATACCGATGTTAGTAATGCTCTTTTTCTATTGGAGAATCTACAATGCAGCCGTTTCCACAACGAAAGCCATCAATCAGGGCTTTCGTACCACCAAGGGTTCCAAAATGTTTGGATCcag ATTCGACGAACAGAGATTAACACTGAGGATACATCGAGGACGCGGAAGCGTTCACAACGGTAGTAACAACGGTAGTCCAAGAAGCCCGGATTATTCCACTCGCAGTTCCGtcagaaaggaaaagatcaaGATCTCGGTATCGTATCCGAGTACAGAAACATTAAACACAAAGTGCAACACTCTCGAGAGGACTCCTTCGAGGTGTTCTCAAGTTTCCGTGCATTATAGTAACGGACAAACGCAGACTCAGCTCTGTCCGAGTTCTAGGAGTACGCATTTGAAG GTCGGCGGTATAAACAGAGTAGGCAGTATGAGGAGACCCAGCAGAAGGAGTAGCTGCGAGAGTCAGTTGACGGGTGACGAGGTAACGCTTCGAGAACTAGCTCAGGGCCAAGAGGAGAAGCCTAGGATGATGAAGATGGgtaaacgaaatataaaggCACAG CACGAAAAATGTGAGGTTGAAAAAAGCGAAAAGGAAAGACGTCTGTCACAGGTGAAGAGATTTCGAATGGAGACAAAAGCGGCAAAGACCTTGGGTATCATAGTCGGTGGCTTCATACTCTGCTGGCTGCCATTCTTCACGATGTATCTCCTACGTGCGTTCTGCCCGAATTGCATCCACCCAACCGTCTTCAGCGTACTATTTTGGCTAGGATATTGCAACTCCGCGATAAATCCTTGCATCTACGCGCTCTTCAGCAAGGACTTTCGCTCGGCCTTCAAGCGAATAATCTGCAGGTGTTTCTGCAAACGGCGAGCCAACACGTTACGGCGCGGTAGCGACGGCAGCCAATTGGCGATGAG AAGCGAGAGAAGTCCAAGTTATACAATGCGTGTGCAGCAGCAGGGCGTTTCCATGGACGACTCCGACCAGGATCCCGGATCAGAACCGACTGTACATTCGACGAGCGAGTCCAGATGA
- the LOC124946961 gene encoding octopamine receptor Oamb isoform X2, whose product MRELNASACTALYEGVEWSGPWILFTLITLAIVNVMVVLGNVLVILAVYYTSKLRNVTNMFIVSLAVADLLVGLAVLPFSATWEVFKVWIFGDLWCSVWLAVDVWMCTASILNLCAISLDRYLAVTRPVSYPQLMSPKRARLLVATVWILSFVICFPPLVGWKDKRSHPTHNVTFTQNGPFNTTTIIVPVKPCPWICELTNDAGYVVYSALGSFYIPMLVMLFFYWRIYNAAVSTTKAINQGFRTTKGSKMFGSRFDEQRLTLRIHRGRGSVHNGSNNGSPRSPDYSTRSSVRKEKIKISVSYPSTETLNTKCNTLERTPSRCSQVSVHYSNGQTQTQLCPSSRSTHLKVGGINRVGSMRRPSRRSSCESQLTGDEVTLRELAQGQEEKPRMMKMGKRNIKAQVKRFRMETKAAKTLGIIVGGFILCWLPFFTMYLLRAFCPNCIHPTVFSVLFWLGYCNSAINPCIYALFSKDFRSAFKRIICRCFCKRRANTLRRGSDGSQLAMRWEEQSYKKREKSKLYNACAAAGRFHGRLRPGSRIRTDCTFDERVQMTLASRSWCAPRHL is encoded by the exons ATGCGAGAATTGAACGCCAGTGCATGCACTGCTTTGTACGAGGGCGTCGAGTGGTCCGGCCCATGGATCCTATTCACCCTGATCACTCTGGCTATCGTCAACGTGATGGTCGTGCTCGGTAACGTCCTCGTTATACTCGCCGTCTATTACACGAGCAAGCTCAGAAACGTGACGAACATGTTCATTGTCAGTCTTGCTGTGGCTGATCTCTTGGTCGGACTCGCTGTTCTTCCATTCAGTGCCACTTGGGAAGTCTTCAAG gTCTGGATATTCGGTGATCTATGGTGTTCGGTTTGGCTAGCCGTCGACGTTTGGATGTGCACCGCGTCGATACTGAACCTTTGTGCAATCAGTCTCGACAGATATCTGGCGGTGACCAGACCCGTCAGTTATCCCCAG TTAATGTCTCCGAAACGAGCAAGGCTTCTGGTCGCCACAGTCTGGATTCTGAGCTTCGTCATCTGTTTTCCACCCCTGGTCGGTTGGAAAGATAAACGG TCTCATCCTACGCACAACGTGACGTTTACGCAGAACGGCCCCTTCAACACTACCACCATTATAGTGCCAGTGAAACCGTGTCCGTGGATCTGCGAGTTGACCAATGACGCCGGATATGTCGTTTACAG CGCTCTAGGCTCCTTCTACATACCGATGTTAGTAATGCTCTTTTTCTATTGGAGAATCTACAATGCAGCCGTTTCCACAACGAAAGCCATCAATCAGGGCTTTCGTACCACCAAGGGTTCCAAAATGTTTGGATCcag ATTCGACGAACAGAGATTAACACTGAGGATACATCGAGGACGCGGAAGCGTTCACAACGGTAGTAACAACGGTAGTCCAAGAAGCCCGGATTATTCCACTCGCAGTTCCGtcagaaaggaaaagatcaaGATCTCGGTATCGTATCCGAGTACAGAAACATTAAACACAAAGTGCAACACTCTCGAGAGGACTCCTTCGAGGTGTTCTCAAGTTTCCGTGCATTATAGTAACGGACAAACGCAGACTCAGCTCTGTCCGAGTTCTAGGAGTACGCATTTGAAG GTCGGCGGTATAAACAGAGTAGGCAGTATGAGGAGACCCAGCAGAAGGAGTAGCTGCGAGAGTCAGTTGACGGGTGACGAGGTAACGCTTCGAGAACTAGCTCAGGGCCAAGAGGAGAAGCCTAGGATGATGAAGATGGgtaaacgaaatataaaggCACAG GTGAAGAGATTTCGAATGGAGACAAAAGCGGCAAAGACCTTGGGTATCATAGTCGGTGGCTTCATACTCTGCTGGCTGCCATTCTTCACGATGTATCTCCTACGTGCGTTCTGCCCGAATTGCATCCACCCAACCGTCTTCAGCGTACTATTTTGGCTAGGATATTGCAACTCCGCGATAAATCCTTGCATCTACGCGCTCTTCAGCAAGGACTTTCGCTCGGCCTTCAAGCGAATAATCTGCAGGTGTTTCTGCAAACGGCGAGCCAACACGTTACGGCGCGGTAGCGACGGCAGCCAATTGGCGATGAGGTGGGAGGAACAAAGTTACAAG AAGCGAGAGAAGTCCAAGTTATACAATGCGTGTGCAGCAGCAGGGCGTTTCCATGGACGACTCCGACCAGGATCCCGGATCAGAACCGACTGTACATTCGACGAGCGAGTCCAGATGACTCTAGCCAGTCGGAGCTGGTGCGCACCGCGTCACCTTTGA
- the LOC124946961 gene encoding octopamine receptor Oamb isoform X4, which yields MRELNASACTALYEGVEWSGPWILFTLITLAIVNVMVVLGNVLVILAVYYTSKLRNVTNMFIVSLAVADLLVGLAVLPFSATWEVFKVWIFGDLWCSVWLAVDVWMCTASILNLCAISLDRYLAVTRPVSYPQLMSPKRARLLVATVWILSFVICFPPLVGWKDKRSHPTHNVTFTQNGPFNTTTIIVPVKPCPWICELTNDAGYVVYSALGSFYIPMLVMLFFYWRIYNAAVSTTKAINQGFRTTKGSKMFGSRFDEQRLTLRIHRGRGSVHNGSNNGSPRSPDYSTRSSVRKEKIKISVSYPSTETLNTKCNTLERTPSRCSQVSVHYSNGQTQTQLCPSSRSTHLKVGGINRVGSMRRPSRRSSCESQLTGDEVTLRELAQGQEEKPRMMKMGKRNIKAQVKRFRMETKAAKTLGIIVGGFILCWLPFFTMYLLRAFCPNCIHPTVFSVLFWLGYCNSAINPCIYALFSKDFRSAFKRIICRCFCKRRANTLRRGSDGSQLAMRSERSPSYTMRVQQQGVSMDDSDQDPGSEPTVHSTSESR from the exons ATGCGAGAATTGAACGCCAGTGCATGCACTGCTTTGTACGAGGGCGTCGAGTGGTCCGGCCCATGGATCCTATTCACCCTGATCACTCTGGCTATCGTCAACGTGATGGTCGTGCTCGGTAACGTCCTCGTTATACTCGCCGTCTATTACACGAGCAAGCTCAGAAACGTGACGAACATGTTCATTGTCAGTCTTGCTGTGGCTGATCTCTTGGTCGGACTCGCTGTTCTTCCATTCAGTGCCACTTGGGAAGTCTTCAAG gTCTGGATATTCGGTGATCTATGGTGTTCGGTTTGGCTAGCCGTCGACGTTTGGATGTGCACCGCGTCGATACTGAACCTTTGTGCAATCAGTCTCGACAGATATCTGGCGGTGACCAGACCCGTCAGTTATCCCCAG TTAATGTCTCCGAAACGAGCAAGGCTTCTGGTCGCCACAGTCTGGATTCTGAGCTTCGTCATCTGTTTTCCACCCCTGGTCGGTTGGAAAGATAAACGG TCTCATCCTACGCACAACGTGACGTTTACGCAGAACGGCCCCTTCAACACTACCACCATTATAGTGCCAGTGAAACCGTGTCCGTGGATCTGCGAGTTGACCAATGACGCCGGATATGTCGTTTACAG CGCTCTAGGCTCCTTCTACATACCGATGTTAGTAATGCTCTTTTTCTATTGGAGAATCTACAATGCAGCCGTTTCCACAACGAAAGCCATCAATCAGGGCTTTCGTACCACCAAGGGTTCCAAAATGTTTGGATCcag ATTCGACGAACAGAGATTAACACTGAGGATACATCGAGGACGCGGAAGCGTTCACAACGGTAGTAACAACGGTAGTCCAAGAAGCCCGGATTATTCCACTCGCAGTTCCGtcagaaaggaaaagatcaaGATCTCGGTATCGTATCCGAGTACAGAAACATTAAACACAAAGTGCAACACTCTCGAGAGGACTCCTTCGAGGTGTTCTCAAGTTTCCGTGCATTATAGTAACGGACAAACGCAGACTCAGCTCTGTCCGAGTTCTAGGAGTACGCATTTGAAG GTCGGCGGTATAAACAGAGTAGGCAGTATGAGGAGACCCAGCAGAAGGAGTAGCTGCGAGAGTCAGTTGACGGGTGACGAGGTAACGCTTCGAGAACTAGCTCAGGGCCAAGAGGAGAAGCCTAGGATGATGAAGATGGgtaaacgaaatataaaggCACAG GTGAAGAGATTTCGAATGGAGACAAAAGCGGCAAAGACCTTGGGTATCATAGTCGGTGGCTTCATACTCTGCTGGCTGCCATTCTTCACGATGTATCTCCTACGTGCGTTCTGCCCGAATTGCATCCACCCAACCGTCTTCAGCGTACTATTTTGGCTAGGATATTGCAACTCCGCGATAAATCCTTGCATCTACGCGCTCTTCAGCAAGGACTTTCGCTCGGCCTTCAAGCGAATAATCTGCAGGTGTTTCTGCAAACGGCGAGCCAACACGTTACGGCGCGGTAGCGACGGCAGCCAATTGGCGATGAG AAGCGAGAGAAGTCCAAGTTATACAATGCGTGTGCAGCAGCAGGGCGTTTCCATGGACGACTCCGACCAGGATCCCGGATCAGAACCGACTGTACATTCGACGAGCGAGTCCAGATGA
- the LOC124946961 gene encoding octopamine receptor Oamb isoform X5 — protein sequence MRELNASACTALYEGVEWSGPWILFTLITLAIVNVMVVLGNVLVILAVYYTSKLRNVTNMFIVSLAVADLLVGLAVLPFSATWEVFKLMSPKRARLLVATVWILSFVICFPPLVGWKDKRSHPTHNVTFTQNGPFNTTTIIVPVKPCPWICELTNDAGYVVYSALGSFYIPMLVMLFFYWRIYNAAVSTTKAINQGFRTTKGSKMFGSRFDEQRLTLRIHRGRGSVHNGSNNGSPRSPDYSTRSSVRKEKIKISVSYPSTETLNTKCNTLERTPSRCSQVSVHYSNGQTQTQLCPSSRSTHLKVGGINRVGSMRRPSRRSSCESQLTGDEVTLRELAQGQEEKPRMMKMGKRNIKAQHEKCEVEKSEKERRLSQVKRFRMETKAAKTLGIIVGGFILCWLPFFTMYLLRAFCPNCIHPTVFSVLFWLGYCNSAINPCIYALFSKDFRSAFKRIICRCFCKRRANTLRRGSDGSQLAMRWEEQSYKKREKSKLYNACAAAGRFHGRLRPGSRIRTDCTFDERVQMTLASRSWCAPRHL from the exons ATGCGAGAATTGAACGCCAGTGCATGCACTGCTTTGTACGAGGGCGTCGAGTGGTCCGGCCCATGGATCCTATTCACCCTGATCACTCTGGCTATCGTCAACGTGATGGTCGTGCTCGGTAACGTCCTCGTTATACTCGCCGTCTATTACACGAGCAAGCTCAGAAACGTGACGAACATGTTCATTGTCAGTCTTGCTGTGGCTGATCTCTTGGTCGGACTCGCTGTTCTTCCATTCAGTGCCACTTGGGAAGTCTTCAAG TTAATGTCTCCGAAACGAGCAAGGCTTCTGGTCGCCACAGTCTGGATTCTGAGCTTCGTCATCTGTTTTCCACCCCTGGTCGGTTGGAAAGATAAACGG TCTCATCCTACGCACAACGTGACGTTTACGCAGAACGGCCCCTTCAACACTACCACCATTATAGTGCCAGTGAAACCGTGTCCGTGGATCTGCGAGTTGACCAATGACGCCGGATATGTCGTTTACAG CGCTCTAGGCTCCTTCTACATACCGATGTTAGTAATGCTCTTTTTCTATTGGAGAATCTACAATGCAGCCGTTTCCACAACGAAAGCCATCAATCAGGGCTTTCGTACCACCAAGGGTTCCAAAATGTTTGGATCcag ATTCGACGAACAGAGATTAACACTGAGGATACATCGAGGACGCGGAAGCGTTCACAACGGTAGTAACAACGGTAGTCCAAGAAGCCCGGATTATTCCACTCGCAGTTCCGtcagaaaggaaaagatcaaGATCTCGGTATCGTATCCGAGTACAGAAACATTAAACACAAAGTGCAACACTCTCGAGAGGACTCCTTCGAGGTGTTCTCAAGTTTCCGTGCATTATAGTAACGGACAAACGCAGACTCAGCTCTGTCCGAGTTCTAGGAGTACGCATTTGAAG GTCGGCGGTATAAACAGAGTAGGCAGTATGAGGAGACCCAGCAGAAGGAGTAGCTGCGAGAGTCAGTTGACGGGTGACGAGGTAACGCTTCGAGAACTAGCTCAGGGCCAAGAGGAGAAGCCTAGGATGATGAAGATGGgtaaacgaaatataaaggCACAG CACGAAAAATGTGAGGTTGAAAAAAGCGAAAAGGAAAGACGTCTGTCACAGGTGAAGAGATTTCGAATGGAGACAAAAGCGGCAAAGACCTTGGGTATCATAGTCGGTGGCTTCATACTCTGCTGGCTGCCATTCTTCACGATGTATCTCCTACGTGCGTTCTGCCCGAATTGCATCCACCCAACCGTCTTCAGCGTACTATTTTGGCTAGGATATTGCAACTCCGCGATAAATCCTTGCATCTACGCGCTCTTCAGCAAGGACTTTCGCTCGGCCTTCAAGCGAATAATCTGCAGGTGTTTCTGCAAACGGCGAGCCAACACGTTACGGCGCGGTAGCGACGGCAGCCAATTGGCGATGAGGTGGGAGGAACAAAGTTACAAG AAGCGAGAGAAGTCCAAGTTATACAATGCGTGTGCAGCAGCAGGGCGTTTCCATGGACGACTCCGACCAGGATCCCGGATCAGAACCGACTGTACATTCGACGAGCGAGTCCAGATGACTCTAGCCAGTCGGAGCTGGTGCGCACCGCGTCACCTTTGA
- the LOC124946961 gene encoding octopamine receptor Oamb isoform X6, translating into MRELNASACTALYEGVEWSGPWILFTLITLAIVNVMVVLGNVLVILAVYYTSKLRNVTNMFIVSLAVADLLVGLAVLPFSATWEVFKVWIFGDLWCSVWLAVDVWMCTASILNLCAISLDRYLAVTRPVSYPQLMSPKRARLLVATVWILSFVICFPPLVGWKDKRSHPTHNVTFTQNGPFNTTTIIVPVKPCPWICELTNDAGYVVYSALGSFYIPMLVMLFFYWRIYNAAVSTTKAINQGFRTTKGSKMFGSRFDEQRLTLRIHRGRGSVHNGSNNGSPRSPDYSTRSSVRKEKIKISVSYPSTETLNTKCNTLERTPSRCSQVSVHYSNGQTQTQLCPSSRSTHLKVGGINRVGSMRRPSRRSSCESQLTGDEVTLRELAQGQEEKPRMMKMGKRNIKAQMRRSSGTCWV; encoded by the exons ATGCGAGAATTGAACGCCAGTGCATGCACTGCTTTGTACGAGGGCGTCGAGTGGTCCGGCCCATGGATCCTATTCACCCTGATCACTCTGGCTATCGTCAACGTGATGGTCGTGCTCGGTAACGTCCTCGTTATACTCGCCGTCTATTACACGAGCAAGCTCAGAAACGTGACGAACATGTTCATTGTCAGTCTTGCTGTGGCTGATCTCTTGGTCGGACTCGCTGTTCTTCCATTCAGTGCCACTTGGGAAGTCTTCAAG gTCTGGATATTCGGTGATCTATGGTGTTCGGTTTGGCTAGCCGTCGACGTTTGGATGTGCACCGCGTCGATACTGAACCTTTGTGCAATCAGTCTCGACAGATATCTGGCGGTGACCAGACCCGTCAGTTATCCCCAG TTAATGTCTCCGAAACGAGCAAGGCTTCTGGTCGCCACAGTCTGGATTCTGAGCTTCGTCATCTGTTTTCCACCCCTGGTCGGTTGGAAAGATAAACGG TCTCATCCTACGCACAACGTGACGTTTACGCAGAACGGCCCCTTCAACACTACCACCATTATAGTGCCAGTGAAACCGTGTCCGTGGATCTGCGAGTTGACCAATGACGCCGGATATGTCGTTTACAG CGCTCTAGGCTCCTTCTACATACCGATGTTAGTAATGCTCTTTTTCTATTGGAGAATCTACAATGCAGCCGTTTCCACAACGAAAGCCATCAATCAGGGCTTTCGTACCACCAAGGGTTCCAAAATGTTTGGATCcag ATTCGACGAACAGAGATTAACACTGAGGATACATCGAGGACGCGGAAGCGTTCACAACGGTAGTAACAACGGTAGTCCAAGAAGCCCGGATTATTCCACTCGCAGTTCCGtcagaaaggaaaagatcaaGATCTCGGTATCGTATCCGAGTACAGAAACATTAAACACAAAGTGCAACACTCTCGAGAGGACTCCTTCGAGGTGTTCTCAAGTTTCCGTGCATTATAGTAACGGACAAACGCAGACTCAGCTCTGTCCGAGTTCTAGGAGTACGCATTTGAAG GTCGGCGGTATAAACAGAGTAGGCAGTATGAGGAGACCCAGCAGAAGGAGTAGCTGCGAGAGTCAGTTGACGGGTGACGAGGTAACGCTTCGAGAACTAGCTCAGGGCCAAGAGGAGAAGCCTAGGATGATGAAGATGGgtaaacgaaatataaaggCACAG aTGCGGCGGTCGTCGGGAACGTGTTgggtttga